ACGGAACCATCCGGTCGATTCCGTGGGGGCGTCGCACCCGACCACAGCGTGCGTAGCGAACTGCCACTCCTCGATGGATGTGAAGAATGCGTCCGAACTGGAGCTGTGAACGTCCGTGACTGGTTCGTCACGCAGGTACTGACTTGTCGGGTCGGGTGAAGTGTGTAGCGTGGTCGGTGGCCGAGCGCCGGTCGGTTCGCGAAGCCACGGGTAGTCTCCAGGAACCGACGAGATCGCTCCGCGCGGCGTCTGTCGTTGCCGCGCGCTGCCTATCGTTTAAAAGGTGACGTGTGGGGCCGTTCCGACGACTCCGTATCGTCCTCCCACCCACTCGTGACGAGTGTGATCCAAGTGAATTCTGCCGAAATCCGTTCGACGTCGGTAGCGAGTCCGCTGCCAGGCACCGTCGAGACGATTACCGCGGGCGTCGTCGACGGGTGATCGGATCGTGACACGGGACCACGAGCTGCTCGCCGCTGCCGTTAGCGAGTACATCGGCGACCAGAACGGGAGCGTGAGCGATGCGACGATCGTCGACGACATTACCCGGAGCCTCCAGAACGTGGACCGCGAGACCGTCGCGCAGTGCGTCTCGCTGCTCCGCACTTCGGACGGCGGTGTCGCCGACACGGAGATGGCTGGTGGTTCGACGATCGACGCTGGAGCAGCCGGCGACAGTGCGCGTAACGTGATGACCGTCGGCGATGCGACCGGCGAAACCCTCGGGGCACTGCCCGTCCTGGAGGACGTGGGCCACGATCAGGTCCCCGAAGTCCTCGAGGATGCCTACCACGAACGGGAGACGATGGCTGGCAAGACCGACGTTGAGATCGTCACACGAGCCCTGGCCGAAGGGATGAACGTACTGCTGAAGGGCCCGCCGGGCGTCGGCAAGAGCTTCCTCGCGAAGTACGTCTGTTCGCGGACGAACCGCCCGCTGTACCGGATCACCCTCTCGGAGACGACCTACCGCGAGGATCTGCTGGGTCATCTCCAGCTCGTCTCGGCCCCCAGCGGCGAGAGCGTCACCTCCTGGGTCGACGGACCGCTCACCCGCGCAGCGCGGGTCGGCGGCGTGTTGCTGCTGGACGAGATCAACGCGGCCGACGCCAACACTGCTGCGGCGCTGAACGCAGTCATGGAGCAGCGGTCCTCGCGGTCGCTGACCGTCGCACAGACCGGTGAGACGATCGAGCCGCACCACGAGTTTCGGGTGATCGCGACCGCGAACCCTGGGTACCAAGGAACCTACGAACTCAACGACGCATTCGAGGGGCGATTCAAGCACGTCTCGCTCGACTACCTCGAGCCCGCCGTCGAAGTGACCCTCGTTCTCGAACGCGGCGGTCTCGACCGGTCCTATGAGGACGCGGTCCGCTGTCTCGTGGAGTTTGCCAACCGTCTCCGGACCGCCTACGAGGACGGTGAGTTGTCGACGCCGATCACGACCCGGGAGCTGGTGCGGGTCGCGGCGTTCATGCGCGACGACTTCATGCGGCTGGAGGAGGCGACCAGGAACGAACTCCTCCCGCGGGTCGACAGTCACGACGAAGCCCTGGTCGACACGCTCATCACCCGGTGTCTGTAGCGATGGAACTGACGCCAGAAACCTCCGATACAGAGCTCGTCGCCCTCTCCGGTGAGGGGGAAGCGATCGAAGAGACCCGCCGCCGCCTCGAACGGCTGGTGAACGTCCTCGCGAAGCCACGGATTCACGTCGCGATCGACGAGGACGGCGCCTTCGCGAGGCCGGCTCCTGAGGGACACACTGCAGAGTACGAGATTCACGTCCCCAAGCACCCCCTCGGCGAGCCAGCGACGGGTGAGCAACGGAGTATCTCTGCTCGGGCGCGGATCGCGATCCTTTTTCACGAGCTCGGACACGTCAAGTATTCTGATTTTAGCCGCTTCAAGGAACGACAAGCACGACTCTCCGGCCCGTTCCGTGAGCTGTTCCGGACGATCTGCAACTCCGCCGAAGACGTCGCGATCGAACGGCAGATGGCCAGCGAGTTCTCGATCGGAGCCGACTTCGCCGTCACGAACGACGCCTTCCGCCGACTCCAGGACGACATGCACCGCCGGTACGTCGAGCTGTTTTTCGATGCCGACGACGAGCCGCTCACTTACACCGTCTTCGAGGCGCTCACGGTCCTCGTTCAGGATTCGGGGTTCGGTCGACTGGATCGGCAGCCGGCGATCCTCGATACGTCCGTCGACGCGCGCTGCGTCCACGGCGAGGGACGTGCCGCCCTCCTGGAGGTGCTGCCAGAGGTCCGCTCCATGGTCGAAGACGTCGGATCGATACCCTGTGGAACTCGCCGCGTCGACCGGGTCTTCGAGTGCTTCGAGCGAATCCGACCGGTGCTTGAGGACCTGCCGCTGGTTCAGTTGAAACGCGTCCAGACACGCGAGCCGCGCTCTTTCGAGTCTGAGACGCGAGATCTCGGTCCTGCGAAGCGGGCCGATGACCTGGCCGATCCCGACGCGGGCGCCACCGTTAGCGTCACTACTGCCGTTCGGGAGACACCCACCCGCGATCAGTCCTCGTTAGCCGCTATCGACACGCTCGTCGACCGTCTCGGGACGAGTGACGACGATCGGCAGCCACCGATCGAACGCGAGGCGCGTGCGCTCTTGAGGACCGTTCGATGCGACGAAACACCCGTCGAGGCCGTCGACGTCTGCGAGCCAGATCCAGGGGGACAGCCACCCCAGCGATGGTTCAGTGCGCGCGAGGCGGCTCGAGCTCTCGAATCCGATCTCCGGGCGCAGCTTCGCCGTCTCCGACGCGTCTCGCCCGACCCTGGCCATCGGATCGGGGACATCGATCCGCACCGGCTCGTCGCGGCGTCACAAGGCCGATCGCACGTGTTCAGGCGTCGTGCCGACGGCGATGACCGGGATTATTCCTGTCTCATCGTGCTCGACCGATCGCGATCGATGTTCGGCGACTCGATCGATGCCGCTGAAGACGCGACGGCCCAGCTCGTCGTCGCGCTCTCCTCGGTCGGCGTCGACGTGAGCGTCCTGTCGTTGCTCTCCGAACGGCCGCGGCTCGAACTCCCCCTTGGCGCACAGCCTCGACAGTACGCCCAGTCAATCTTCTCCGGCCGGGCTCAGGGCGGAACGCCGCTGAGTGAGGCGATCGCGATCGGTCGGGACCGACTGTCCCAGGGAAGTGGGTCGGTGCCGCTGATGATCGTACTGACAGATGGGGTGCCTAACAACGGCGAGGCATATCAGCGAGAGCTCGACCGCTGTACGTTTCCGGTCTTTGGGATTTACGTCACCGACACGATCAAGGAACACGCCGCCTGGTTCGACCGGATCCTCTATGCCGAGCCATCGTCGGTCGACAGAACGCTGCGGGACCTCGCCCGACGATTGTTCCGGAAGCCTTCCTGAACGAGTGACAGCCTCTCATCGAATCGACGTCGAGGCGACCGCTGTCGGTATCGTTTGGTGGTCTCTGAGAAGGACGAGGCGGTCGACGGAGCCAGTGCTGTCGTTCGGAAACGTCGACCTACGGGTCCGACTAGTCGTCCTCACGCCAGTTGTGCTCGCACTCGGCACAGGTGAGGAGCTGGGTCCCGCTCTCGTCGGCGCTCCGGAGCTGTGCGAGCAAGAAGTACGCCTCGTCGTGACCACATTCGGGGCACGTCGCACTCGTCTTCGGCCCGCGGAAGAACCGATCGGTCACGATCGAGAGCTCTCGGCGGGTCTGCTCGGTCGTTGTACTGAACGTGACTCCGTCCATCTCGCTCGAGGCGTTGCAAGCCTGGCACGTCCACTCGTCACCCGGGACCAAGAGTCCGCCACAGTCACAGAAGAACGCCGTGAGTCGCCCGGGACGACCGCGAGCGTCGACGGCGACCGAGTCAGTCGTCCTGTTGCCCTCCATGGTGTCGGTGTTCGACGACATGTACCTCATTTCGGGATCGCCGTCGGCTGGACGCTGACGTCGTCGGTCGATCGATCTCGGGTTTTTAACTCCGATCACGCACAGACGCCGGCCACGCCACGAGAAAGCAGAAGCGACGGGCAGTCGCCGAGTGTTCACCGACGAAGAAGCCGACGGAGTGCGAGCACACCTACGCACCCGAGCGCGAGCGGCCAGCCGTAGGCCCGGAGCATTGCGACGGTCCAGTCGGCAGTCGTAGGACGGTCGCGCTCGGCCGAACGACCGACCCGACCCTCGCCACGAGTACCGTTCGCGTCGTCGCCGGCGTCGGAGTTCCAGGACGCAGTGGCAGACTCCATGCTGTGCCAGCCACCCGTGACCGGAGACGACTGTTCAACGTGGCGGTCGCCGTCGTCGCCGGCGATGGACTCGACCCCGTCTCCGGCGTCCTCGCGGACCGAATCGCCCACGATTTCCGTCGGTTCGACAGGCTCGTCGGCCTCGAAGCCTCGGAGTTCCTCGACGTCCACGTCGAGGCCTATCGATTCTACCTCGGCAATGATCTCCTCGTCGAGTCTCTGGACACCTTCGCCGAGACAGCCGTCGGCACCGCAGGTGATGCAGTCGTCGGAGGGGTGGGTGCCGACCGAGACCAGTTCGTTGGAGACACCGTCGAGGCGGACGTAATCCGCGGGCTCCTCGTACCCGGTGACGAGCTTGGTCATCATCCGGACCGCGGTGGTGGCCGCGAGGGCGTTCAGCGGCGTAATCGCAGGTTCAGGGGCGGTGACGTCCTCGTCGAGGTATCCCCGTTCGACGTCGGCCTGGATCTCCGCTTCGTCCATCGACTCGAGTCGCAAGCGATCGGGATCGGTCCGCCCGAGACAGTCGAGACAGCCGGTTACGCCGGGTGCCACCAGCTGGATGAGCCCCCGTTCCTCGGTGATCTCGCCCTCGTCGCCGGTCTTGATCGCCACGCCGGCGTCGACGTAGTAGCGCAGGTGGCGGACCGCCAACTCGCTGCAGTAGAGGCGGGCGGTCAGCCGGTCGACGGCACCGATCAGGACGTCACACTCGGCGAGCGTGTCTTCGGGGACGTCCTGCACGCGTGCTTCGTAGGCATCGACGGTCGCCTTCGGGTTCGCTCGGACGGCGTGTTCGCCGACGACGTCGACCTTCGCTCGTCCGACGTCATCTTCCGTCGCGCCGTAGATCCGCGGGAGATTCGACCGCTCGACGTGGTCGGGGTCGACGAACAGGAAGTCCTCGACGCCGATGCGGGCCAGTTGCGTCGCGACGATGGAGCCGAGGCCGCCGAGGCCGACGACGCCGACGGTCGTTCCGGCGAGTCGTCGCTGGCCATCCGCGGTCAGTGCCCGGATCGACCGATCGTACCGCTGGTCGTCGACGGACACCGCCGTCGCCGGGCTGGGGGTCTCCAGGGGCGCGTCGAGCGCCCAGTCGCCGACGACCTCGACCGGGAGCCTGCTCCGCCGCTCGGACTCGGGGTCGACGTAGACGGCGGTGTCTATCCCCTCGTGCCCGACGACTCCAAAGCACAGCGGCGTCTCCGGGTACAGCGGTCCCAACCAGTCGCGGTACGACTCCATGATGTCGTCGTCGAGGCCGCTGAACGTCGGGTGGTCGCTGAACGGGTGACTGTGCAGCATGATCGGAACCAGTCCCGATTCCAGCGCCGACCCCATCCGCTCGCGTTCGACCGACAGTTTCGGCCGAACGGCAGTCGCCTCCTGGACCTCGCACTCTGCGCCCGAGACGGGGTCGATCGTCGTCGCCAGCAGACGGCCGTTCGAGGGCTCGCAGTAGACGTACGCGAACCGCTCGATACCGTCCTCCTGGAGGAGCCACTCCTGGAGCTCCTGGACCTGTGTGGCCGTGAGAACGAGCGTGTACTCGTCGGTCACTGTCTCGCGGTGACGTTGTTCCGTCATCTCAGGCCTCCATCAGTGGATTGTCGGAGTGGGGATCCTCGAGGGACACTTCCAGGATGCGAAACATCGTCACCAGGTCGTGCTCCTGCGGATCCCAGTCTGTGATCGTGTGGATACAGTACTTGATGTAGCCGGGTGGCGCCGAAGATCGGGCGTACAGCACATGTGGGCTCGATCCCTCGTATCGGACGTCACCGCTGATGTAGACGGTCGGCTGGGTCCGGGGATACGAGTCGTCCAGGTCGAACATCACGTCGGCGTGCCGGGTTCCGTGTTCGTTCTCCCAGCCCTCCGGCAGGGTCAGGCGCTCGATGGTAACGACGCCCTTGGTGAGGTCGTAGTCCATCCTGGCGCTCTGTCGGCGTCCGATCTCCTGCTTGAGTTCCTCGATCTCGACGATCACCTCGGCGACGTTCATCGGCGTCCAAACACCTCCGATTCGGCCAACGGTTGGACGTGAAGTTCTGTTTCCGGGGGGACTCGATCGGTGACGACATCATCGTCGTTGAGCGCATCGATCCCCTCCCCGTCTTCGTCTCGGAAGGTCAGTACCGCCGCGTCGCTGATGTCGTGGTCGCGCTTGAGCGCGCTGGCAGCCGTCCCCTCCGGAACGAGGATTTCCTCGCCTTCCAGCCGGTAGGATACCAGTTCCGTGGTGTCTCGGTTCTCGTCCGCGGAGGCGTTTCGGCCGTCAGTGCCGGAGCTTCCGGAGGGCCTCGCGTCGGACTCTTCGGGCCGCTGTGCGTTCCCGATCGCTCTCGAGTTCGTGGTCGTGTCGTCGGTCATGATCGTAGTATCTCGAACTCCCGGCACGCAGGCCGGGTGGTCGTTACCTGTTCTCTGCGTCGCTCGTCGCGTCTGCCCCTCCGCAGGCGCGGAGCCGACGCTCTAGCGCCTCTACCACGGTCGTCAGGTCGTCCGTCTCCGGATCCCACTCCGCCTCCGTGGCGAAGACGTCGACCAGCGCCCAGCGACCGCCCCCGTCGAACCGTTCCGGGGCCATCACCGGCGGGCGGTTTCCGCGGAACTGCATCGCCTCGGTGACGTAGATCTGGGGGCGGTACTGGGGGTATTCCTCGGGCAGGTCCAGCAGGATGGCGCCGCGACGGCTGCCGTCGTGGGTTTCCCAGCCCGGCGGGAACTCCAGCCCGTCGATCCGGATCACGCCACGGTTCTTCAAATCGTGGCTGACCCGGACCTGCCCGCGCTCGGCCAGCGTCTCTCGAAGTTCCTGGAGTTCACTCACCGTCCGCTCGACGTTCATTTCGTGCCGAACACCCCGGAGTCGGCCAGGGGCTGTGCCTGAATCTCCTGGCCGTCGTCGACGTGGTCGGCAACCACGTCGCCGTCGTTGAGTGATTCGATGCCGTCGTCGGTGCGGTAGGTGAGGACTGCGTCCTCATCGACGTTCGCTTCGGCCTTGAGTTCGGCCGCGGTCATGTTGCTCTCGATCGGAATCTCTTGTCCTTCGAGTCGAACGGTCTGTCCCATGTGTAGCGTGTGTGATCTCTCGTGTCTCGTGGTCGGTTGCGTGCCGATGCACCGCCGTTGGTCGTCGCGTACGAGCGGTCGCCGCCGCCCGGTAGGCGGCGTCGCCACTCGCTCAGTATGTCTTCCTGCCCCTTCGAAATTGCTCGACTCGAAGGCTGAGTCGCAGATACTGCTCGATGCGCGTCTGTATTGCCTGCTAAGGACGACGATCGACGGGGCCGGACGTGTTGGCTCTTCTCTCGGGTGAGTCGACCGGTCGGTACGACTCGCGACTGACTGTTTCACCGAGACCGAGTCTGGTCGACCTATCGCGACCACGGTCTCCCCATAATGGCCAGCGTCGATTGCAGTCTGATGAACGCTTAAGGGATTCCTCTCCGTGGTCCGAATCGTCTTCGGTGGGATAGTCGAGCATGACAGCCGCCGGGGGGGATATTTGAACGTGAGCTTCGATCCACAACGGGTCGCAACCGTTCTACGAACGGGGACCGATCGAGAGAAGCACGAGGCACTGCGAACGATCGCGACACAGCCGACTCAACGAGCGCTACCGGTGAACGAAATCGTCACTGTGCTACAACAGGAGGCGGTGACCGGCAAGACGGAAATCCTCGCCGATTTCAAAGCGATCACGTCCGCAGATCTTCGTGCGGTTGCGCTCGACGCTCTCTCCGAGATCGCACTGCATCGTCCGGATGCCCTGATCAGAAGCGGTGCGCTCCCCCGCCTCGCAGAAATCCAGAAGCAACTCTCAGCCGAGGAGAAATTCCAAGCGCTGTCGGTTTTGGGGGCAGTCAGCGATGAGGTACCGCGGGCGACACTCCACCGAGTCTACCTGCCGACGATTAGGCAATACGTGCCTGGGCGGACCGATCGAGTTGGACTTCTCGCAACGGAGATTCTCGCTGGCGCCTACGCGTGTTATCCCAACGACAAGCGGGTCGGCCACCTACTCCGCCAGGCACGTTACCACGATGACGGCGCAGTTCGGATAGTGACGGTCACCGCACTCGGAATGCCGCTGGCAGAGGATCACGTCGGATCACAACCACTGGCGCCGTTTCTGGAGATTGATGAGTCCGACGAGGACGTCCTACAGTCGTCGGCCAGTGGGTACGACCCGCCAGAGGTAGGAAGCTTCGACCACGAAGACGCATCGGCGACGTCCACCTCGAAGGATGGGGAACTCGACGCCGGCCTGATGCAATCGAGCCAGCGTCGAACGGCCGATCGACGTCCTGCGTCCGATTCTGGCTCGCTGGACCATCGAGAGCGTAACGATTCCTCCGCTGGTGCTCATCATACGCTGCCGCAGGTCGATCCCATACAGGGCGACGAGGGTACACTCCAACTCCGACAGGCGCAGGCGATTGCTGCAGCTAAGGCGCTCGACGGGGACGATACCGCCTTTCGGATCGGAAAGGAGATCTTAGAGACGCTCCTCTCCAGCGATCGTGTCGTCGTACGCGCCTTGATTCCAGTCGCGATCGGGACTGCGTTACCGAACGTCGAGAGTGACCGTGCCACGGACGCTCAGCTCTTGTTGCTCGGCCATCTAGTCGACGACGGCCCAACGATCAGATACGAGACGCTCCGAGCCGTCGAATCGTACCTGACTGACGCGACCGAGCGGACCGACCTCCAGCGGGCGCTGCTGACCGGTGACGGGACTGATCCGGAGCGACATCTCGGTGTCCTCGTCCGACACGTGATCGAGACGTTCGATGGTTCCGATCGTCGGTCTTACGACCTCGCACTCGGGGTGTACGGTACCTACGGGGATCGACTGCACAAAGAGAGGGATTCGGCCGAAGAGGCCCTCCAAGAACGGATCGCTGAAACTGCTGTGAGTGAACACGAGGACCACCAACTCCGGGGCAAGGCGCAGTATCTCCAGCAACATCTGTTCGACGACACATCCTTCGATGCCGAGCGCTCGGATCCTGATCCCCTGTTTCAGCAGTCCGATCCGACCGACCAATCGGAATCTGCCTCTTCGGAGAACGGATCAGCTCCCGTCTCGGAAACTGCCCACGCCGGATCGCCCGAGGCGATCCGCTCTGGGTACGAGAGCGCGACCTCGGTCGACGAGTCCCGTGCACAGGTCGAGGCGGTTGAGGAGTGTTTCGAGGCAGCCGACAACCAGCTCGATCGTGAAGAGGTGCTGGCGCTGTGGGAGGTCGTTTCGGATGCGACCCATCACGAGTCGCCGGCGGTTCGACGGGCCGTCCCGGGAGCAATCCGGGCGGCGATCGTTAATCATCCTGGTATCGGCTGGGACACCGCGTCCTATCACATTGACGTAACGATCGACGACGACGCTTCGAGCGTCCGCGCGCAGGCGATGAAGACAATCGCGACATTGCTTCGTGCGGGCGTGGTGGAGTGGAGCGACCTTGGAATCTATGGCCAGGTCACAGAGGCTCTCCGCGATGACCAGTTGACGGGGGTTGCTCCTGATGCGACGCCAAGTCGAGCGGACCTCCTTTTCGTCGAGCAAACGCACCACGTGTTGCGCGCGGCGCTATATGAGAGCGACTTGCGATGGTCCGACGTG
Above is a genomic segment from Natribaculum luteum containing:
- a CDS encoding RPA12/RPB9/RPC11 RNA polymerase family protein, with the protein product MSSNTDTMEGNRTTDSVAVDARGRPGRLTAFFCDCGGLLVPGDEWTCQACNASSEMDGVTFSTTTEQTRRELSIVTDRFFRGPKTSATCPECGHDEAYFLLAQLRSADESGTQLLTCAECEHNWREDD
- a CDS encoding HesA/MoeB/ThiF family protein, with protein sequence MTEQRHRETVTDEYTLVLTATQVQELQEWLLQEDGIERFAYVYCEPSNGRLLATTIDPVSGAECEVQEATAVRPKLSVERERMGSALESGLVPIMLHSHPFSDHPTFSGLDDDIMESYRDWLGPLYPETPLCFGVVGHEGIDTAVYVDPESERRSRLPVEVVGDWALDAPLETPSPATAVSVDDQRYDRSIRALTADGQRRLAGTTVGVVGLGGLGSIVATQLARIGVEDFLFVDPDHVERSNLPRIYGATEDDVGRAKVDVVGEHAVRANPKATVDAYEARVQDVPEDTLAECDVLIGAVDRLTARLYCSELAVRHLRYYVDAGVAIKTGDEGEITEERGLIQLVAPGVTGCLDCLGRTDPDRLRLESMDEAEIQADVERGYLDEDVTAPEPAITPLNALAATTAVRMMTKLVTGYEEPADYVRLDGVSNELVSVGTHPSDDCITCGADGCLGEGVQRLDEEIIAEVESIGLDVDVEELRGFEADEPVEPTEIVGDSVREDAGDGVESIAGDDGDRHVEQSSPVTGGWHSMESATASWNSDAGDDANGTRGEGRVGRSAERDRPTTADWTVAMLRAYGWPLALGCVGVLALRRLLRR
- a CDS encoding vWA domain-containing protein — translated: MELTPETSDTELVALSGEGEAIEETRRRLERLVNVLAKPRIHVAIDEDGAFARPAPEGHTAEYEIHVPKHPLGEPATGEQRSISARARIAILFHELGHVKYSDFSRFKERQARLSGPFRELFRTICNSAEDVAIERQMASEFSIGADFAVTNDAFRRLQDDMHRRYVELFFDADDEPLTYTVFEALTVLVQDSGFGRLDRQPAILDTSVDARCVHGEGRAALLEVLPEVRSMVEDVGSIPCGTRRVDRVFECFERIRPVLEDLPLVQLKRVQTREPRSFESETRDLGPAKRADDLADPDAGATVSVTTAVRETPTRDQSSLAAIDTLVDRLGTSDDDRQPPIEREARALLRTVRCDETPVEAVDVCEPDPGGQPPQRWFSAREAARALESDLRAQLRRLRRVSPDPGHRIGDIDPHRLVAASQGRSHVFRRRADGDDRDYSCLIVLDRSRSMFGDSIDAAEDATAQLVVALSSVGVDVSVLSLLSERPRLELPLGAQPRQYAQSIFSGRAQGGTPLSEAIAIGRDRLSQGSGSVPLMIVLTDGVPNNGEAYQRELDRCTFPVFGIYVTDTIKEHAAWFDRILYAEPSSVDRTLRDLARRLFRKPS
- a CDS encoding AAA family ATPase is translated as MTRDHELLAAAVSEYIGDQNGSVSDATIVDDITRSLQNVDRETVAQCVSLLRTSDGGVADTEMAGGSTIDAGAAGDSARNVMTVGDATGETLGALPVLEDVGHDQVPEVLEDAYHERETMAGKTDVEIVTRALAEGMNVLLKGPPGVGKSFLAKYVCSRTNRPLYRITLSETTYREDLLGHLQLVSAPSGESVTSWVDGPLTRAARVGGVLLLDEINAADANTAAALNAVMEQRSSRSLTVAQTGETIEPHHEFRVIATANPGYQGTYELNDAFEGRFKHVSLDYLEPAVEVTLVLERGGLDRSYEDAVRCLVEFANRLRTAYEDGELSTPITTRELVRVAAFMRDDFMRLEEATRNELLPRVDSHDEALVDTLITRCL